The Flavobacterium piscisymbiosum genome includes a region encoding these proteins:
- a CDS encoding MmpS family transport accessory protein yields MKSILKTLAIVFTLAFTAGSCSSDDNNDSAPVSRDVKYELTGNFSGELSTIYFDKGGNPLNEDVTALPWTKEITVDAGVNAVTASASGHGGVKDQTLTAKIYVGGKVVKESTAKANNDGIIVVTLVPYAFPL; encoded by the coding sequence ATGAAATCTATTTTAAAAACTTTAGCGATTGTATTCACCCTTGCTTTTACAGCAGGATCTTGCAGCAGCGACGACAATAATGACTCAGCACCTGTTTCAAGAGATGTAAAATATGAGCTAACCGGAAATTTTTCAGGAGAACTTAGTACAATTTATTTTGATAAGGGTGGAAATCCATTAAATGAGGACGTTACCGCCTTGCCTTGGACAAAAGAAATCACCGTTGATGCAGGTGTTAATGCTGTGACAGCCAGCGCAAGTGGTCATGGCGGAGTTAAAGATCAAACCCTAACTGCCAAAATTTATGTTGGCGGTAAAGTAGTAAAAGAATCGACTGCAAAAGCAAACAATGACGGAATCATTGTGGTAACTCTTGTACCTTATGCTTTCCCTCTATAA
- a CDS encoding RNA polymerase sigma factor, with amino-acid sequence MEFETIYKTYWDRIFRLCMGFVNDHDVAQDLAQETFIIVWQKLETFRNESGIGTWIFRIASNNCLRQIEKEKRFPKSDLPNHLTEEKQTSIEPQIQFLYKCIAELPETDRIIISLELEEVKQAEIATIIGLSEANVRVKIHRIKEKLTQKFKENGQQ; translated from the coding sequence ATGGAATTTGAAACTATTTATAAAACATATTGGGACAGGATCTTCAGGCTTTGTATGGGTTTCGTAAACGATCATGATGTTGCACAGGATTTGGCACAGGAAACTTTTATTATTGTTTGGCAAAAGCTGGAAACTTTTAGAAATGAATCCGGTATAGGAACTTGGATTTTTAGAATCGCATCTAATAATTGTTTAAGGCAGATTGAAAAAGAAAAACGCTTCCCAAAATCGGATTTGCCCAATCATCTTACCGAGGAAAAACAGACTTCGATAGAACCTCAAATTCAGTTTTTATACAAATGTATTGCCGAATTGCCGGAAACAGACCGTATCATTATTTCGCTGGAATTAGAAGAAGTGAAGCAAGCCGAAATTGCTACAATTATTGGGCTTTCTGAAGCGAATGTTAGAGTGAAAATTCACAGAATTAAAGAAAAACTGACTCAAAAATTTAAAGAAAATGGACAACAATAA
- a CDS encoding alpha/beta fold hydrolase has product MKKYIILVIALLFSALCLNVFAQTKQYPFEVLKTGKGKQSILFIPGFASSGDVWNETKATFEKDFTCYTFTMAGFAGVKPQPNPSFKNWEDEIVNYIKANKIEKPIVVGHSMGGGLALAIAADYPELISKIIVVDALPCLGALMDPSFKSKENNDCSTMVSQMTALSDTQFADMQKKTMPRLLEDTSKLDMVVDWSLKSDRKTFAEMYCDFSNTDLRDKIAAIKCPSLILLESYFVNLKPAIDAQYKNLKTGNFQYANKGLHFIMYDDKAWYLTQIGNFIKS; this is encoded by the coding sequence ATGAAAAAGTATATCATCCTGGTTATCGCCTTATTATTTTCAGCATTATGTTTAAATGTATTTGCACAAACAAAACAATATCCGTTTGAGGTTCTTAAAACCGGAAAAGGAAAACAATCCATTTTATTTATTCCCGGATTTGCCTCATCAGGAGATGTCTGGAATGAAACCAAAGCAACTTTCGAAAAAGATTTTACCTGTTACACTTTTACAATGGCTGGTTTTGCAGGAGTAAAACCCCAGCCAAATCCTTCTTTTAAAAATTGGGAAGATGAAATCGTTAATTATATAAAAGCAAATAAAATAGAGAAACCAATTGTTGTTGGTCATAGTATGGGCGGCGGATTAGCATTGGCAATTGCTGCAGATTATCCTGAATTAATCAGTAAAATTATTGTGGTCGACGCATTACCATGTTTAGGCGCGTTGATGGATCCTTCATTCAAATCAAAAGAAAATAATGACTGTTCAACTATGGTAAGTCAAATGACGGCATTATCAGATACTCAGTTTGCAGATATGCAGAAAAAAACAATGCCAAGACTTCTTGAAGATACTTCGAAACTAGATATGGTAGTAGATTGGAGCCTAAAATCAGATCGAAAAACCTTTGCCGAAATGTATTGCGATTTCTCTAATACCGATTTAAGAGATAAAATTGCAGCTATAAAATGTCCGTCATTAATTTTACTGGAATCTTATTTTGTAAATTTAAAACCAGCAATTGATGCTCAGTATAAAAATTTAAAAACAGGCAATTTTCAATATGCCAATAAAGGTTTGCACTTTATAATGTATGATGATAAAGCGTGGTATTTAACTCAGATTGGCAATTTTATAAAATCGTAA
- a CDS encoding leucine--tRNA ligase, with translation MKYNPNEIEEKWQKYWAENQTFAASNNSEKPKHYVLDMFPYPSGAGLHVGHPLGYIASDVYSRFKRHQGFNVLHPMGYDSFGLPAEQYAIQTGQRPEDTTRVNIDGGVDKEGKQIAGYRKQLDKIGFSFDWSREVRTSNPDYYKHTQWIFIQLFNSWYCRKQGKAFDISELVKVFEEEGNVLVEAVCDDNVAIFTREDWNSYSDDQKEKILLQYRMTYLAETEVNWCPGLGTVLANDEIVNGVSERGGYPVIRKKMTQWSMRISAYAERLLQGLNDIDWSESIKESQRNWIGKSVGALVTFNVKDHNEVIEVFTTRPDTIFGVTFMTLAPEHDLVAKITTPEQKAVVEAYIEKTAKRSERERMADVKTISGVFTGAYAEHPFTKEPIPVWIGDYVLAGYGTGAVMAVPCGDERDYAFANFFKGENGMQEIKNIFANVDISEAAYGSKDNVEIANSDFLNGLNYKAATQKAIAELEKLGQGKGKTNYRLRDAVFSRQRYWGEPFPVYYVNGLPKMIDAQHLPIILPEVEKYLPTEDGLPPLGNAAVWAWDTQNNIVVNTDLVDHATIFPLELNTMPGWAGSSWYWMRYMDAHNETEFASKEALKYWESVDLYIGGSEHATGHLLYSRFWNKFLKDKGFAPTEEPFKKLINQGMILGTTAYVYRLEVLFKQFVKSNINRSETNGQVYKEVFVSKDLVDKYKKDKDLSFIKGKLKEHIEGAVNDFNGKNEEWEMNYSLDFQPLRVDVNFVNSSDELDEEKFKNWREDYAKAEFINQDGKKYIVGREVEKMSKSYYNVVTPDDICNEYGADTLRLYEMFLGPLEQAKPWNTAGISGVFGFLKKLWRLYFDENNGLIVNNDEPTKDNLKSLHKTIKKVAEDIESFSFNTSVSQFMICVNELSAQNCHSRAILEPLAILVSPYAPHIAEELWSQLGHTTSIATVDFPVFEAKHLVETNKEYPVSFNGKMRFTIELPLDLTKEQIEEIIMKDERTLRQLDGKTPNKVIIVPGKIINLVG, from the coding sequence ATGAAATACAATCCAAACGAAATCGAAGAAAAATGGCAGAAATATTGGGCTGAAAACCAAACTTTTGCTGCATCAAACAATTCTGAAAAACCAAAGCATTATGTACTGGACATGTTTCCTTACCCGTCTGGGGCAGGATTACACGTAGGACATCCGCTGGGTTATATTGCTTCAGATGTTTATTCTCGTTTCAAAAGACATCAGGGTTTCAATGTTTTGCACCCAATGGGTTATGACAGTTTTGGTTTGCCGGCAGAACAATATGCGATACAAACAGGGCAACGTCCGGAAGATACAACGCGCGTAAATATCGACGGTGGAGTAGATAAAGAAGGAAAACAAATTGCAGGATATAGAAAACAATTGGATAAAATTGGTTTTTCGTTTGACTGGAGCCGTGAAGTGCGTACGTCAAATCCTGATTATTATAAACATACACAATGGATTTTTATCCAGTTATTTAATTCGTGGTATTGCAGAAAACAAGGAAAAGCATTTGATATTTCAGAGCTTGTAAAAGTTTTTGAAGAAGAAGGAAATGTTTTGGTCGAAGCAGTTTGCGATGATAATGTTGCGATTTTTACAAGAGAAGATTGGAATTCGTATTCTGACGATCAGAAAGAAAAAATCCTTTTGCAATACAGAATGACTTATTTGGCTGAAACCGAAGTAAACTGGTGTCCCGGTTTAGGAACTGTTTTGGCGAATGACGAAATTGTAAACGGAGTTTCAGAACGTGGTGGATATCCGGTTATTCGTAAAAAAATGACCCAATGGAGCATGCGAATTTCGGCTTATGCAGAACGTTTGTTGCAAGGTTTAAATGATATCGACTGGAGTGAATCGATAAAAGAATCACAAAGAAACTGGATCGGAAAATCGGTTGGTGCTTTAGTTACTTTTAATGTAAAAGATCATAACGAAGTTATCGAAGTATTTACTACTCGTCCTGATACTATTTTTGGAGTTACTTTTATGACTTTGGCACCGGAACATGATTTGGTAGCTAAAATTACAACTCCGGAACAAAAAGCAGTAGTTGAGGCTTATATCGAAAAAACAGCAAAACGTTCAGAGCGTGAGCGTATGGCCGATGTAAAAACCATTTCTGGAGTATTTACCGGAGCTTATGCAGAACATCCTTTTACAAAAGAACCAATTCCGGTTTGGATTGGGGATTACGTTTTAGCAGGTTACGGAACTGGTGCTGTAATGGCGGTTCCTTGCGGAGACGAAAGAGATTATGCTTTTGCGAATTTCTTTAAAGGTGAAAACGGAATGCAGGAAATCAAGAATATCTTCGCCAATGTTGATATTTCTGAAGCGGCTTACGGTTCTAAAGACAATGTTGAAATCGCCAATTCTGATTTCTTAAACGGATTAAATTACAAAGCGGCAACTCAAAAAGCAATTGCTGAATTAGAAAAATTAGGGCAAGGAAAAGGAAAAACAAATTACCGTTTGCGTGATGCTGTTTTCTCTCGTCAGCGTTATTGGGGAGAACCTTTCCCGGTGTATTATGTAAATGGTTTGCCAAAGATGATCGATGCGCAGCATTTGCCAATTATTTTACCTGAAGTAGAGAAATATTTACCAACTGAAGATGGTTTGCCTCCGTTAGGAAACGCAGCTGTTTGGGCTTGGGATACTCAAAACAATATAGTTGTCAATACAGATTTGGTAGATCATGCAACGATTTTTCCATTAGAATTGAATACTATGCCAGGTTGGGCAGGAAGTTCTTGGTATTGGATGCGTTATATGGATGCGCATAACGAAACTGAATTTGCAAGCAAGGAAGCTTTGAAATATTGGGAAAGCGTAGATTTATATATTGGAGGAAGCGAACACGCAACCGGACACTTATTGTATTCTCGTTTCTGGAACAAATTCTTAAAAGACAAAGGTTTTGCTCCAACCGAAGAACCATTCAAAAAACTGATCAATCAGGGAATGATTTTGGGAACGACTGCTTATGTTTATAGATTGGAAGTTTTGTTTAAACAATTTGTTAAATCTAATATAAATCGATCAGAAACTAACGGACAAGTTTATAAAGAGGTATTTGTTTCTAAAGATTTGGTAGATAAATATAAAAAAGATAAAGATCTTTCTTTTATAAAAGGAAAACTTAAAGAGCATATTGAAGGAGCTGTTAATGACTTCAATGGAAAGAATGAAGAATGGGAAATGAATTATTCTTTAGATTTTCAGCCTCTTAGAGTAGACGTAAATTTTGTCAATTCTTCAGATGAATTAGACGAAGAGAAATTTAAAAATTGGAGGGAAGATTATGCTAAAGCAGAATTTATTAATCAAGATGGTAAGAAATACATTGTAGGCCGTGAAGTCGAAAAAATGTCGAAATCATATTACAACGTGGTAACTCCAGATGATATTTGTAATGAATACGGTGCTGATACATTACGTTTGTACGAAATGTTTTTAGGACCATTAGAGCAAGCAAAACCTTGGAATACTGCCGGAATTTCAGGCGTATTTGGTTTCCTTAAAAAATTATGGAGATTGTATTTTGATGAAAATAACGGTTTAATCGTAAACAACGACGAACCAACAAAAGACAACTTAAAATCATTACACAAAACCATCAAAAAAGTAGCAGAAGATATCGAGAGTTTCTCTTTTAATACTTCGGTTTCTCAGTTTATGATTTGTGTGAATGAATTGTCTGCTCAAAATTGTCATTCGAGAGCCATCTTAGAGCCATTAGCGATTTTGGTTTCGCCTTACGCGCCGCATATTGCTGAAGAATTATGGTCGCAATTAGGGCACACAACTTCTATTGCAACAGTTGATTTTCCTGTTTTTGAAGCCAAACATTTAGTAGAGACGAATAAAGAATATCCGGTTTCTTTCAATGGTAAAATGCGTTTCACAATCGAATTGCCTTTGGATTTGACCAAAGAACAAATCGAAGAAATCATCATGAAAGACGAAAGAACATTACGTCAGTTAGATGGTAAAACTCCAAATAAGGTGATTATTGTTCCTGGAAAGATTATCAATTTGGTTGGATAA
- a CDS encoding winged helix-turn-helix domain-containing protein, with protein sequence MENNKKYTIEVRLWIEEAEGPFLGIGKIWLLENIRKTGSITNAAKEMKMAYRQAWQLVEEMNQRAENPLVEKLLGGKGGGGARLTPAGEKAITVFYEIEKRIKDFAQKETQNLKS encoded by the coding sequence ATGGAAAATAATAAAAAATACACTATTGAAGTACGACTTTGGATTGAAGAAGCCGAAGGTCCTTTTTTAGGAATTGGAAAAATCTGGTTATTAGAAAATATTCGAAAAACCGGATCTATTACCAATGCGGCTAAAGAAATGAAAATGGCGTATCGTCAGGCATGGCAATTGGTCGAAGAAATGAATCAGCGGGCAGAAAATCCGTTGGTAGAAAAACTTCTTGGCGGAAAAGGCGGCGGCGGCGCAAGACTAACTCCTGCCGGAGAAAAAGCAATAACCGTATTTTATGAAATCGAAAAACGGATTAAAGATTTTGCCCAAAAAGAAACTCAAAACCTAAAATCCTAA
- a CDS encoding TonB-dependent receptor — translation MKIQLYLFLFLISFNCFSQVENSKRSQDSIKKEELNEIVITASRRSEKIMRSPISIEQLKSAEAKTMGSPSIYEALENIKGVQIITPSLGFKVINTRGFANSTNVRFAQLVDGIDNQAPHLGAPIANALGANDLDIDKIEIIPGTAAALYGMNAINGLANIQTKNPFEYQGVSIQQLTGVNHVGNIDRFSPKIYSQFNLRFAKAFNEKFAFKINASTTGGTDWVADDRTDLAPNANASTNLYGTDNPAYDEVNGYGNESANRKTLNLNGKNYVVARTGYRETDISDYGIKNYKADVGFYFRPKKGNELAVTYKTALINTIYQRSNRFRLDNYTLNQIAVDYHTPIFQVKGYATFENTGNSYNLRSLAENMDRAYKSDDQWFADYSVAYKNAITNGSAVADAHKIARTSSDQGRFEPGTDAYNQEKEELININNWDYGAALRVKSTLVHAEGLLNWDKAFLTFFEKIDAQLLSGFDYRTYIIVPDGNYFINPVNPSENLTYQKTGAFTQLKKDFLDRKISLGATIRMDKADYFNTKFTPQFTAVYAPKNEISFRASYQNGYRFPSIFEGFSNVNSGGVKRVGGLRIMSDGIFENSYTKASIDKFQSQVNNDVNTLGITQAQAIEKNKNTIQKNPYTYLQPEFVNSFEFGFRGIALKQNLFIDADFYYNSYKNFIAQVEASIPNTTDPKQIPTALYSKNTQNRYRLWTNSKSKIYNYGGSLGLKYRIDKTFTALTNVTYTKLDRTDDKDGLEDGFNTPEFNINGTLIAANIWKNLGASATARYQNNFDYVSFLVSGTVPAYWSMDAQINYNFKKAGITTKLGGTNILNKPYNSILGGPSIGGLYYLSLVWETK, via the coding sequence ATGAAAATTCAACTTTATCTTTTTCTATTTTTAATCAGCTTTAATTGTTTTTCTCAAGTAGAAAATTCAAAAAGAAGCCAGGATAGCATCAAAAAAGAAGAGTTGAACGAAATTGTGATTACAGCTTCCCGTCGTTCCGAAAAAATAATGCGTTCTCCTATAAGTATCGAGCAGTTAAAATCGGCGGAAGCCAAAACAATGGGATCTCCAAGTATTTATGAAGCACTCGAAAATATAAAAGGCGTTCAGATCATCACGCCGAGTTTAGGTTTTAAAGTCATCAATACAAGAGGTTTTGCGAATTCGACCAACGTACGTTTTGCACAATTGGTTGACGGAATAGATAATCAGGCACCACATTTGGGCGCTCCAATTGCAAATGCATTAGGCGCGAATGATCTCGATATTGACAAAATAGAAATTATTCCGGGAACGGCCGCAGCTTTATACGGAATGAACGCCATAAATGGTCTTGCCAATATTCAGACTAAAAACCCTTTCGAATATCAGGGCGTCAGCATTCAGCAATTGACCGGCGTAAATCATGTTGGAAATATTGACCGGTTTTCACCGAAGATTTATTCGCAGTTTAATTTACGTTTTGCAAAAGCATTCAATGAAAAATTTGCCTTTAAAATTAATGCTTCGACAACAGGCGGAACAGATTGGGTTGCTGATGACCGGACAGATTTGGCTCCAAATGCTAATGCTTCAACCAATTTATACGGCACAGATAATCCGGCTTATGACGAAGTAAATGGCTACGGAAACGAATCGGCCAACAGGAAAACTTTAAACCTAAATGGTAAAAATTATGTGGTTGCCAGGACAGGTTATCGCGAAACAGATATTTCTGATTATGGAATAAAAAATTATAAAGCCGATGTTGGTTTTTACTTTCGTCCTAAAAAAGGAAATGAATTGGCTGTGACTTACAAAACCGCATTAATCAATACAATCTATCAACGTTCAAACCGATTTAGATTAGACAATTATACTTTAAACCAAATTGCCGTTGATTATCATACTCCAATTTTTCAGGTAAAAGGATATGCCACTTTCGAGAATACCGGAAACTCATACAACCTTCGTTCTCTTGCAGAAAATATGGATCGCGCGTATAAATCAGATGATCAATGGTTTGCTGATTATTCTGTCGCTTATAAAAATGCCATAACAAACGGATCTGCTGTAGCCGATGCGCATAAAATAGCCAGAACATCATCAGACCAAGGCCGTTTTGAACCCGGAACTGACGCTTACAATCAGGAAAAAGAAGAATTAATCAACATCAACAATTGGGATTACGGCGCAGCTTTGCGCGTAAAATCGACTTTGGTTCATGCCGAAGGTTTATTAAATTGGGACAAAGCTTTCCTCACTTTCTTCGAAAAAATAGATGCCCAATTATTGAGCGGTTTCGACTACAGAACTTATATCATTGTACCTGACGGAAACTACTTTATTAATCCGGTAAATCCTTCTGAAAATTTGACTTATCAAAAAACAGGTGCTTTTACACAATTAAAAAAAGATTTTTTAGATCGAAAAATAAGCTTGGGCGCCACCATAAGAATGGACAAAGCCGATTATTTCAATACAAAATTTACGCCTCAGTTTACTGCCGTTTATGCTCCCAAAAACGAAATTAGCTTTAGAGCTTCTTATCAAAATGGCTATCGTTTCCCGAGTATTTTCGAAGGTTTTTCTAACGTAAATAGCGGCGGCGTAAAACGTGTGGGCGGATTGCGCATTATGTCGGATGGTATTTTTGAGAATTCGTACACCAAAGCTTCGATAGATAAATTTCAATCGCAGGTAAACAATGATGTCAACACACTTGGAATCACTCAGGCGCAAGCCATTGAAAAGAATAAAAATACAATTCAGAAAAATCCATATACCTATTTACAACCGGAGTTTGTTAATTCTTTCGAATTTGGATTTAGAGGAATTGCATTAAAACAAAATCTTTTTATCGATGCCGATTTTTATTACAACTCGTATAAAAATTTCATTGCACAAGTCGAAGCCAGTATTCCCAATACTACAGATCCTAAACAGATTCCAACCGCATTGTATTCAAAAAACACGCAAAACAGATACCGTTTGTGGACGAATTCTAAAAGTAAAATTTACAATTACGGAGGAAGTTTAGGTTTAAAATATCGCATTGATAAAACTTTCACGGCTTTGACGAATGTTACGTATACGAAACTCGACCGAACAGATGACAAAGACGGTCTCGAAGACGGATTCAACACTCCGGAATTCAACATAAACGGAACATTAATCGCAGCGAATATCTGGAAAAATCTTGGCGCAAGCGCAACGGCACGATATCAAAACAATTTTGATTATGTTTCGTTTTTAGTCAGCGGAACCGTTCCTGCTTACTGGTCGATGGATGCGCAAATCAATTATAATTTCAAAAAAGCAGGTATTACCACCAAACTTGGAGGAACCAATATTCTAAACAAACCTTACAATTCTATTTTAGGCGGACCATCCATTGGCGGATTGTATTATTTATCATTGGTTTGGGAAACGAAGTAA
- a CDS encoding cell division protein FtsX produces the protein MSSNFDKFQKRRLISSYFSVVLSVFLVLFLLGVLGLFIINSKKLANDFKEKIAMTVFFKNEANDSVIKAFDTELKRAPFARSYVYVTKDKAAKEHTDIIGEDFLTFLGENPLLNSYDIHLKADYVERDSIVQIESKLRKNTMIEDIVYDKQLVNLVNDNIKKVSMWILIISGFLAVIAVLLINSSLRLSIHSNRFIIKTMQMVGATKSFIRKPFVTRSVKLGMLGAGLAIIALIGVLFYVETNFPGLGILEDKVLIGLVLLGVFGLGVLITWVSTHFATQRFLNLRTDDLY, from the coding sequence ATGAGTTCTAACTTTGATAAATTTCAAAAGCGCAGGTTAATTTCCTCTTATTTTTCGGTTGTACTAAGTGTATTTCTGGTTTTATTCCTTTTAGGAGTACTGGGATTATTCATTATCAATTCTAAAAAACTAGCCAATGATTTTAAAGAAAAAATCGCGATGACGGTTTTCTTTAAAAATGAAGCTAATGATAGTGTGATAAAAGCATTCGATACTGAATTGAAAAGAGCTCCTTTCGCAAGATCTTATGTTTATGTTACCAAAGACAAAGCAGCAAAAGAACATACTGATATTATTGGAGAAGATTTCCTTACTTTTTTAGGAGAAAATCCTTTATTAAACTCCTACGACATTCACTTAAAAGCTGATTATGTTGAGAGAGACAGCATCGTACAAATAGAAAGCAAGTTGCGTAAAAATACTATGATCGAAGATATTGTTTACGATAAACAATTGGTCAATCTGGTAAACGACAACATCAAAAAAGTAAGTATGTGGATTTTGATTATCAGCGGTTTCCTTGCTGTTATCGCCGTTTTATTAATCAACAGTTCGTTACGTTTATCGATACATTCTAATAGATTTATTATTAAAACCATGCAAATGGTAGGTGCTACAAAATCGTTTATTCGTAAACCTTTTGTAACGCGTAGTGTAAAATTAGGAATGTTAGGCGCAGGATTGGCTATAATTGCCCTTATCGGAGTTTTATTTTATGTAGAAACCAATTTTCCTGGTTTAGGAATTTTAGAAGATAAAGTATTAATAGGATTGGTGTTATTAGGCGTTTTCGGACTAGGAGTTTTAATAACATGGGTAAGCACACATTTTGCAACTCAACGTTTCCTTAATTTAAGAACAGACGATCTTTATTAA
- a CDS encoding DUF3098 domain-containing protein, translated as MKNNNNTEPQQPQKQEFLFEGINYKILLIGIGVIALGFILMSGGGSKDPNIFNEDVFNFRRIRLAPTTVLIGFGIAVYSIFKKSK; from the coding sequence ATGAAAAACAATAACAATACAGAACCACAACAGCCACAAAAACAAGAATTCCTTTTCGAAGGTATTAACTATAAAATTCTATTAATTGGAATTGGAGTTATTGCATTAGGCTTTATCTTAATGTCTGGCGGAGGAAGTAAAGATCCTAATATCTTTAATGAAGATGTTTTTAATTTTAGACGTATTCGTTTAGCTCCAACAACTGTTTTAATTGGTTTTGGAATTGCTGTTTATTCTATTTTTAAAAAATCAAAATAA
- a CDS encoding undecaprenyl-diphosphate phosphatase — protein sequence MDTLQAIVLAIIEGITEFLPVSSTGHMIIASSFFGIAHEDFTKLFTIVIQLGAILSVVVLYFKRFFQTLDFYFKLLVAFIPAVVLGLLLSDFIDGLLENPVTVAVSLLIGGLILLKVDEWFNNPNTAETSQEITYLQAFKIGMFQCLAMIPGVSRSGASIVGGMSQKLSRTTAAEFSFFLAVPTMLGATAKKCYDYYKDGFDLSHDQINLLIIGNVVAFIVALLAIKTFIGFLTKNGFKVFGYYRIIAGIVLLLIHFFIHPLTII from the coding sequence ATGGATACATTACAAGCTATTGTTCTAGCTATAATTGAAGGAATAACAGAATTTTTACCTGTTTCTTCAACTGGCCACATGATTATTGCCTCTTCTTTTTTCGGAATTGCCCACGAAGATTTTACTAAACTTTTTACCATTGTTATTCAGCTTGGTGCTATACTTTCTGTGGTTGTTTTATATTTCAAACGTTTTTTTCAAACACTTGATTTTTATTTTAAACTTTTGGTTGCATTTATTCCGGCTGTAGTTTTAGGTTTATTATTAAGTGATTTTATTGATGGTTTACTAGAAAATCCGGTTACTGTTGCTGTTTCACTTTTAATAGGAGGACTAATTTTATTAAAAGTTGATGAATGGTTCAACAATCCGAATACTGCTGAGACTTCACAAGAAATTACCTATCTACAGGCTTTCAAAATCGGAATGTTTCAATGTTTGGCTATGATTCCCGGAGTTTCGCGAAGCGGAGCGAGTATTGTTGGAGGTATGTCTCAAAAATTATCAAGAACAACAGCTGCTGAGTTCTCATTCTTTTTGGCTGTACCAACCATGTTGGGTGCAACGGCAAAAAAATGCTACGATTATTATAAAGACGGATTCGATTTATCTCACGATCAAATCAATTTATTAATTATAGGGAATGTTGTGGCTTTTATTGTAGCACTTTTGGCCATTAAAACCTTTATTGGATTTTTGACTAAAAACGGTTTTAAAGTTTTTGGTTATTATAGAATAATCGCCGGAATCGTTTTATTACTGATTCACTTTTTCATTCATCCTCTTACCATTATATAA
- the truB gene encoding tRNA pseudouridine(55) synthase TruB: MTPEDYLNGQVLLIDKPLKWSSFQAVNKLKYLLINKVGLPKKFKIGHAGTLDPLATGLLLICTGKFTKRITELQGQAKEYTGTFYIGATTPSYDLETEIDETFPTSHIDEALIHETVKQFLGEIDQKPPIFSAIKKDGVRLYEHARAGETIEIASRKTTIHEFEITRIALPEIDFRIVCSKGTYIRSIAYDFGKAMNSGSHLTVLRRTKIGDYDVKNAIDVTLFEESLNLE, encoded by the coding sequence ATGACACCTGAAGATTATTTAAACGGACAAGTTTTATTGATAGACAAACCTTTAAAATGGAGTTCGTTTCAAGCTGTCAATAAATTAAAATACCTTTTGATCAATAAAGTTGGACTTCCTAAAAAGTTCAAAATTGGCCATGCCGGAACGTTAGATCCTTTGGCAACAGGCTTATTATTAATTTGCACCGGAAAATTCACAAAAAGAATTACCGAATTGCAGGGCCAGGCAAAAGAATACACGGGAACTTTTTATATCGGAGCCACTACTCCATCGTATGATCTTGAAACCGAAATCGACGAAACATTTCCAACATCGCATATCGATGAAGCTTTGATTCATGAAACCGTAAAACAGTTTTTAGGAGAAATCGATCAAAAACCGCCTATTTTTTCGGCTATTAAAAAGGATGGTGTTCGTTTATACGAACATGCACGTGCCGGAGAAACTATAGAAATTGCCAGCAGAAAAACTACTATTCACGAATTTGAGATTACCAGAATTGCTTTGCCTGAAATCGATTTTAGAATCGTTTGCAGCAAAGGAACCTACATTCGATCTATAGCTTATGATTTTGGAAAAGCTATGAATTCAGGATCACATTTAACCGTTTTACGCAGAACCAAAATTGGTGACTATGACGTAAAAAATGCAATCGATGTTACTTTATTTGAGGAAAGCCTTAACTTAGAATAA